The following are encoded in a window of Risungbinella massiliensis genomic DNA:
- a CDS encoding YidC/Oxa1 family membrane protein insertase yields the protein MFSWLDPIIKLLDELLQVFFSVTGDWGFAIILLTILIRSILFATNLKTARQQVKMARIQPLLSKIRENYAKDSALLFQKTSELYSKYGVKPVSFLWIALVQAPIFLSLYQLFTSHGFFVSTAILPWIDSLHSPDPLHITPIVYAVVSLIASCIPLTSEAVVASSMLQRAGFPMLISIIFLFVMWSAPVAIGLYWISNSIFTIVERGFYRTAWGKKLLYKEVTTI from the coding sequence ATGTTTTCATGGTTAGATCCAATCATTAAATTATTAGATGAGTTACTACAAGTGTTTTTCTCGGTTACCGGAGATTGGGGATTTGCGATCATTTTACTTACCATTTTGATTCGTTCTATATTGTTCGCAACCAATCTTAAAACGGCAAGACAACAAGTGAAAATGGCGCGAATTCAACCATTACTTAGCAAAATAAGAGAGAACTATGCAAAGGATTCTGCACTACTCTTTCAGAAAACATCGGAGCTTTACTCAAAATATGGTGTAAAGCCAGTATCTTTCTTATGGATCGCGCTGGTGCAAGCTCCTATATTTCTCTCTTTATATCAACTCTTCACTTCCCATGGATTTTTTGTTTCTACTGCCATTCTTCCATGGATCGATTCTCTTCATTCGCCAGACCCGCTTCACATAACACCCATTGTCTATGCTGTTGTTTCACTGATCGCCTCTTGCATTCCATTAACTTCAGAAGCGGTCGTAGCTAGTTCCATGCTCCAACGTGCTGGTTTCCCTATGCTGATCTCAATTATCTTTTTGTTTGTGATGTGGTCAGCACCAGTCGCAATAGGATTATATTGGATCTCTAATTCTATTTTCACTATTGTCGAACGTGGATTTTATCGGACTGCTTGGGGTAAAAAATTGTTATATAAAGAAGTAACAACTATTTGA
- a CDS encoding GAF domain-containing protein, translating to MFQFEQASGTKEEQYELAIKQLRYLLEGETDWLANLANSASHLAEVLGETNWSGFYLMKQGELVLGPFIGKAACVRIPVGKGVCGTAIERGETMLVEDVHAFPGHIACDAASRSEIVIPLKVNGEIIGVLDIDSPVVSRFDQVDQKYLEQYVDTLISMTDWTGVLTR from the coding sequence ATGTTCCAATTCGAACAAGCATCTGGAACCAAAGAAGAACAATACGAGTTAGCAATTAAACAGTTACGATACTTATTAGAAGGCGAAACAGATTGGCTTGCCAATTTAGCCAACTCTGCCTCTCATCTTGCCGAAGTGTTGGGTGAAACCAACTGGTCTGGTTTTTATCTTATGAAGCAGGGAGAGCTGGTGTTAGGGCCATTTATCGGAAAAGCGGCCTGTGTCCGCATTCCAGTAGGAAAAGGAGTCTGTGGTACAGCAATAGAGCGTGGAGAAACAATGCTAGTGGAAGACGTTCACGCTTTTCCTGGACATATCGCTTGCGATGCTGCTTCTCGCTCTGAGATCGTCATTCCACTTAAAGTAAATGGTGAAATTATTGGAGTTCTAGACATCGATAGTCCAGTCGTAAGTCGCTTTGACCAAGTGGATCAAAAATATCTAGAACAATACGTCGATACATTGATTTCAATGACTGATTGGACAGGCGTTTTGACTCGATAA